Proteins encoded together in one Chryseobacterium sp. G0201 window:
- a CDS encoding flavin reductase family protein — translation MKTVTPSEISSVQLQLIMQTAVSPRPIALASTVDKNGDINLSPFSFFNMFSTVPPILIFSPSRRVRDNTIKHTLENVLEVPEVVIGTVNFPIVQQISLASTEYGDGVNEFIKSGLTMKDADLVQPKLIEECPVNFECKVLEVKSLGDQGGAGNLVICEVQKIHIREEYLNEEGNLDQKKLDMVARLGGNWYSRNNENNLFEVPKPLVTKGIGFDLLPDAIKLSKIFTGNDLGMLANVEVLPSENCYEDENIHQEAQKLLLESKIDEAWKILVK, via the coding sequence TTGAAAACAGTAACCCCATCCGAAATATCCTCCGTACAACTACAACTCATCATGCAGACTGCCGTTTCGCCGCGTCCGATTGCATTAGCATCAACGGTTGACAAAAATGGAGATATTAATTTATCACCATTCAGTTTTTTTAATATGTTCAGTACCGTTCCTCCGATCTTGATTTTTTCACCATCGAGAAGAGTTCGTGACAATACAATAAAACATACCTTAGAAAACGTTTTAGAAGTTCCGGAAGTGGTAATCGGTACCGTAAATTTCCCTATTGTACAGCAGATTTCGTTAGCTTCTACAGAATATGGTGATGGAGTAAATGAATTCATCAAATCTGGTTTAACTATGAAAGATGCCGATCTGGTTCAACCTAAATTAATAGAAGAATGCCCTGTCAACTTTGAATGTAAAGTTTTAGAAGTAAAATCTTTGGGAGATCAAGGTGGCGCAGGAAATTTGGTTATTTGTGAAGTTCAGAAAATCCATATCAGAGAAGAATATTTGAATGAAGAAGGAAATTTAGATCAGAAAAAACTCGATATGGTCGCTCGTCTCGGCGGAAACTGGTATTCGAGAAATAATGAAAACAATCTTTTTGAAGTTCCAAAACCATTGGTAACAAAAGGAATAGGCTTTGATCTTCTTCCTGATGCTATCAAACTTAGTAAAATTTTCACTGGAAACGATTTAGGAATGCTTGCCAACGTTGAGGTATTACCTTCTGAAAATTGCTATGAAGACGAAAATATTCATCAAGAAGCTCAAAAATTATTATTGGAAAGTAAAATTGATGAGGCTTGGAAAATATTAGTTAAATAA
- the fahA gene encoding fumarylacetoacetase, with protein sequence MKSFVEYSSNSDFSIHNIPFGVAVFNKEYIGCCTRIGDQIVDLATLYDLSYFEDIDGLEDNVFEAYTLNEFIELGKPVTNAVRLKIQELLLEGSILSKDQKTIEDAFYDLDKVKMMMPVHIPNYTDFYSSIEHATNVGKMFRDPANALLPNWKHLPVGYHGRASSIVVSGTDINRPKGQTKPADADKPVFGPSKQLDFELEMAFIINKNTDMGESISTKEAEDAIFGMIIFNDWSARDIQSWEYVPLGPFLAKNFGSSASPWVVTLEALEPFRTASPTQDPEVLDYLKFEGDKNYDINLEVYLQPENGEENLISESNYKFMYWNMTQQLAHHTVNGCNLEVGDLYASGTISGSDPKSFGSMLELTWRGQNPIKLSNGQERKFIDDNDTVTMKAWSEKDGVRVGFGEVSGKIIPAK encoded by the coding sequence ATGAAATCATTTGTAGAGTATTCCTCCAATTCGGACTTTTCAATACACAATATTCCTTTCGGAGTAGCAGTTTTTAACAAAGAATATATCGGATGTTGTACAAGAATCGGAGATCAGATCGTTGATCTTGCGACGTTGTATGATCTTAGTTATTTTGAAGACATTGACGGATTAGAAGACAATGTTTTTGAAGCATATACCTTAAACGAATTTATTGAACTGGGAAAACCCGTTACCAATGCAGTTCGTTTAAAAATTCAGGAATTATTACTTGAAGGTTCTATCTTGTCTAAAGATCAGAAAACCATTGAAGACGCTTTCTATGATTTGGATAAAGTAAAAATGATGATGCCGGTTCACATTCCGAACTACACTGATTTTTACAGCAGCATTGAACATGCAACCAACGTTGGAAAAATGTTCCGTGATCCTGCCAATGCATTATTACCCAACTGGAAACATTTACCTGTAGGATATCACGGCAGAGCTTCATCAATTGTAGTTTCAGGAACGGATATCAACCGTCCAAAAGGTCAGACGAAACCTGCAGATGCAGACAAACCTGTTTTCGGACCTTCAAAACAATTGGATTTTGAATTAGAAATGGCTTTCATCATCAACAAAAATACAGACATGGGTGAAAGTATTTCTACAAAAGAGGCGGAAGACGCTATTTTTGGAATGATTATTTTCAACGACTGGTCTGCAAGAGACATTCAATCTTGGGAATATGTTCCGCTAGGACCATTTTTAGCTAAAAACTTCGGTTCGTCAGCTTCTCCATGGGTTGTAACACTGGAAGCTTTAGAGCCTTTCAGAACAGCTTCTCCTACACAAGATCCTGAAGTTTTAGATTACTTAAAATTTGAAGGAGATAAAAATTACGATATCAATTTAGAGGTTTATTTACAACCTGAAAACGGTGAAGAAAACTTAATCTCTGAAAGCAATTATAAATTCATGTACTGGAACATGACGCAGCAATTGGCTCACCACACTGTAAATGGTTGCAACCTTGAAGTTGGCGATCTGTATGCAAGTGGAACAATTTCAGGAAGTGATCCAAAATCTTTCGGTTCTATGCTCGAGTTGACATGGAGAGGTCAAAATCCAATCAAATTAAGCAACGGGCAGGAAAGAAAATTCATCGATGACAACGACACGGTAACCATGAAAGCTTGGTCTGAAAAAGATGGTGTAAGAGTTGGTTTCGGTGAAGTAAGTGGAAAAATTATTCCTGCCAAATAA
- the hppD gene encoding 4-hydroxyphenylpyruvate dioxygenase — translation MSTLTFAEKIAQAENFLPINGTDYIEFYVGNAKQAAHYYKTAFGFQSVAYAGPETGVRDRASYVLQQGKIRLILTTGLKSDSPISEHVKKHGDGVKVLALWVDDAYQAFEETTKRGGKPYLEPVTLTDEHGEVKMSGVYTYGETVHMFIERKNYTGPFMPGYQKWESAYQPEDAGLLYVDHCVGNVGWDRMIPTVEWYEKVMGFVNILSFDDKQINTEYSALMSKVMSNGNGFAKFPINEPAEGKKKSQVEEYLDFYEGEGVQHIAVATKDIIHTVTELKKRGVEFLSAPPEAYYDMVPERVGHIDEDLKKLQDLGILIDHDEEGYLLQIFTKPVEDRPTLFFEIIERHGAQSFGAGNFKALFEALEREQEKRGNL, via the coding sequence ATGTCAACACTTACATTTGCCGAAAAAATTGCTCAAGCAGAGAATTTTTTGCCTATTAATGGTACAGATTACATTGAGTTCTATGTAGGAAATGCTAAACAGGCTGCTCATTATTACAAAACCGCTTTCGGTTTTCAGTCTGTAGCATACGCTGGTCCTGAAACAGGAGTAAGAGATCGTGCATCTTATGTTCTTCAACAAGGAAAAATTAGACTGATCTTAACGACAGGGCTAAAGTCTGATTCACCAATCAGCGAACACGTAAAAAAACACGGTGATGGAGTAAAAGTATTGGCACTTTGGGTAGATGACGCTTACCAAGCTTTCGAAGAAACTACAAAAAGAGGCGGAAAACCATATTTAGAGCCTGTAACTCTTACTGATGAGCATGGTGAGGTAAAAATGTCCGGAGTTTACACGTACGGAGAAACTGTTCACATGTTCATAGAAAGAAAAAATTATACAGGTCCTTTCATGCCTGGTTACCAAAAGTGGGAAAGCGCTTATCAGCCGGAAGATGCAGGTTTATTATATGTAGACCATTGCGTTGGAAATGTAGGTTGGGACAGAATGATTCCTACAGTTGAATGGTACGAAAAAGTAATGGGCTTTGTCAACATCCTTTCTTTTGACGACAAACAAATCAACACAGAATATTCTGCATTGATGTCTAAAGTAATGTCAAACGGAAACGGATTCGCAAAATTCCCGATTAACGAGCCTGCAGAAGGTAAAAAGAAATCTCAGGTAGAAGAATATCTTGATTTTTACGAAGGAGAAGGTGTACAACACATCGCTGTAGCTACAAAAGATATCATCCACACCGTAACTGAACTTAAAAAACGTGGTGTAGAATTCCTTTCTGCTCCACCGGAAGCATATTACGACATGGTTCCTGAAAGAGTTGGACATATCGATGAAGATCTAAAGAAATTACAGGACTTAGGTATACTTATTGATCATGATGAAGAAGGATATCTTTTACAGATCTTTACGAAGCCTGTAGAAGACCGCCCTACTCTTTTCTTCGAAATTATTGAAAGACACGGTGCACAGAGTTTTGGTGCCGGTAACTTCAAGGCATTATTCGAAGCATTAGAGAGAGAGCAAGAGAAAAGAGGAAATCTTTAA
- a CDS encoding acetyl-CoA hydrolase/transferase family protein gives MYNYISAEEAVYTVKSGNRVFFHGSACTPNYLIDELARQSHRLQNVEMVSITQQGAVEIAKPEYKDSFFVNSLFVSTPVRNAVNSENGDYVPIFLSEIPILFRKNILPLDVALITVSPPDKHGFCTLGTSVDVARAAVDTAKIVVAIVNPLMPRTHGDGMIHISKIHKLVWHEEELQTVDYGSKVGPDEMLVGKNVAELIDDRSTLQMGIGTIPDAVLKCLGNHKDLGVHTEMLSDGVIDLIQSDVINNKYKGYHDNKTITSFCFGTRKLYDYVDDNTVFDFKDVSDVNFPINIMRNNKMVAINSAIEIDLTGQVCADSIGTMQYSGIGGQMDFMRGAALSEDGKPIIAITSRTKKGVSRIVPFLKQGAGVVTTRGHIHWVVTEYGTAYLYGKNLRQRAQELISIAHPDDREMLERAAFERFKH, from the coding sequence ATGTACAATTATATAAGCGCAGAAGAGGCCGTATATACTGTAAAAAGTGGAAATCGTGTATTCTTCCATGGAAGTGCATGCACCCCTAATTATTTAATTGATGAATTGGCAAGACAATCCCACAGATTACAAAATGTAGAAATGGTTTCTATCACCCAGCAAGGGGCTGTAGAAATTGCTAAGCCAGAATATAAAGACAGTTTTTTTGTCAACTCTTTATTTGTTTCCACACCGGTAAGAAATGCCGTTAATTCCGAAAATGGGGATTATGTTCCTATTTTTTTAAGTGAAATTCCTATTCTTTTCAGAAAAAATATTTTGCCGCTGGATGTTGCTTTAATTACAGTTTCTCCTCCTGATAAACACGGATTTTGCACATTGGGAACTTCAGTTGATGTTGCAAGAGCGGCCGTAGATACAGCAAAAATAGTTGTTGCGATCGTAAATCCTTTAATGCCAAGAACCCACGGTGACGGCATGATCCACATCAGCAAAATTCATAAATTGGTTTGGCATGAAGAAGAACTCCAAACGGTTGATTATGGTTCAAAAGTAGGACCTGATGAAATGCTTGTCGGGAAAAATGTTGCGGAATTAATTGATGACCGATCAACCTTACAAATGGGTATCGGAACAATTCCGGATGCCGTTTTAAAATGTTTAGGAAATCACAAAGACCTTGGAGTTCACACCGAAATGTTGAGTGACGGCGTGATTGATTTAATTCAAAGTGATGTTATCAACAATAAATATAAAGGTTACCACGATAATAAAACCATCACAAGTTTCTGTTTCGGAACAAGAAAACTTTACGATTATGTAGATGACAACACGGTTTTTGATTTCAAAGATGTAAGTGATGTCAACTTTCCAATCAATATCATGAGAAATAATAAAATGGTTGCCATTAATTCAGCCATTGAAATTGATCTTACCGGACAAGTCTGCGCAGATTCTATCGGAACCATGCAATACAGCGGAATCGGCGGCCAGATGGATTTTATGAGAGGAGCAGCCTTGAGCGAAGACGGGAAACCAATCATCGCTATCACTTCAAGAACTAAAAAAGGCGTTTCCAGAATTGTACCTTTCCTTAAACAAGGCGCGGGCGTTGTTACTACGAGAGGCCACATTCATTGGGTGGTTACGGAGTATGGAACAGCTTATCTTTATGGGAAAAATCTACGTCAAAGAGCTCAGGAACTGATTAGTATTGCGCATCCTGATGATCGAGAAATGTTAGAAAGAGCAGCTTTTGAAAGATTTAAACATTAA
- a CDS encoding homogentisate 1,2-dioxygenase: MRYNQSGKIPPKRHTIFKSPEDKFYYEQLFGTEGFHGISSLLYHIHRPTQIKSIGEPKDVTPKIAVDKNVTPRMFKGMNVTPEDDFLDSRKILLVNNDLKMGLAKPRKSMDYFYKNAECDELLYAHNGSGVLKTFVGNLDFSVGDYLIIPRGTIYQVELNSDDTVFFVVESHSPIYTPKRYRNEFGQLLEHSPFCERDIIAPTFVEPKDEKGEFLIKVKKENQITDFIYATHPFDVVGWDGYFYPYKFNIKNFEPITGRIHQPPPVHQTFEAHNFVVCSFCARMYDYHPQAIPAPYNHSNIDSDEVLFYTEGDFMSRNHIDLMDFTLHPGGIVHGPHPGAMERSIGKKFTEEYAVMVDPFRPLKITEEAMKVEDPSYKTSWLEEGDKTMEDRSQE; this comes from the coding sequence ATGCGATATAACCAGTCGGGAAAAATCCCACCAAAAAGACATACTATTTTTAAGTCTCCGGAAGATAAATTTTACTACGAACAGCTTTTCGGAACGGAAGGTTTTCATGGAATATCCTCTTTGCTGTACCATATTCACCGTCCGACTCAGATAAAATCTATAGGGGAACCAAAAGATGTAACTCCGAAAATCGCTGTTGACAAAAACGTAACGCCAAGAATGTTTAAGGGAATGAATGTAACTCCTGAAGACGACTTTTTGGACAGCCGCAAGATACTTTTGGTGAATAACGACCTGAAAATGGGATTGGCAAAACCAAGAAAGTCTATGGATTATTTCTACAAAAACGCTGAATGTGATGAACTTTTATATGCACATAACGGAAGCGGAGTTTTGAAAACTTTTGTAGGAAATCTTGATTTTTCTGTCGGAGATTATCTGATTATTCCGAGAGGAACAATTTATCAGGTTGAATTAAACTCTGACGATACTGTTTTCTTTGTTGTAGAAAGTCACTCTCCGATTTACACGCCAAAAAGATACAGAAATGAATTCGGACAGCTTTTGGAGCATTCACCATTCTGCGAAAGAGACATCATCGCACCAACTTTCGTTGAACCTAAAGACGAAAAAGGGGAATTTTTAATTAAAGTAAAAAAAGAAAATCAAATCACCGATTTCATCTACGCAACGCATCCATTCGATGTTGTAGGTTGGGACGGTTACTTTTATCCTTATAAATTCAATATTAAAAACTTCGAACCGATTACAGGAAGAATTCACCAACCACCACCGGTTCACCAGACTTTTGAGGCACATAATTTTGTAGTTTGTTCGTTCTGTGCAAGAATGTACGATTACCATCCACAGGCAATTCCTGCGCCTTATAATCATTCAAATATTGATTCTGATGAAGTTTTATTCTACACAGAAGGTGATTTCATGAGCCGTAATCATATCGACTTAATGGATTTCACGCTTCACCCGGGAGGAATCGTTCACGGACCACATCCGGGAGCTATGGAAAGAAGTATCGGTAAAAAATTCACCGAAGAATATGCGGTGATGGTAGATCCTTTCCGCCCATTGAAAATTACGGAAGAAGCTATGAAAGTGGAAGATCCTTCATATAAAACTTCTTGGTTGGAAGAAGGTGACAAAACCATGGAAGACCGTTCTCAAGAATAA